The Paenibacillus mucilaginosus 3016 genome includes the window ATGATCGAACCCCAGCCTGCTCCCTGCCAGATGTTCGACAGGATATAGAGCGGGCGGAACATATCCTTCTCGGCCAGGAACATCACCGGCTCGAGCGCGAAGAGGCTCCGGAAGACATTGAACAGGCCGCCGTCCAGCGCCGAGAAGCTCTTCAGCATTCCTACGACCACCACAACGGAGATAAAGTGAGGCAGGTAGCTCACCGTCTGCACCGTGCTCTTGAACCATTTGACGCGGACCTCGTTGAGCAGCAGGGCCAGGATGATCGGAGCCGGAAAGCCCAGCACGATACTGAAGAAGCTTAAGATCAGGGTGTTCTTGATCAGCCGCCAGAAATAATAGCTTTCGAAGAACATCTTGAAGTTGTCGAAGCCGATCCAGGTTCCCGCCAGGATGCCCTTCACCGGACTGTAGGTCTTCTGGAAGGCCATCAGCAGGCCGTACATGGGTCCGTAATGGAAAATCAGATAATAAAGGATCACTGGAAGCAGCATGAGATACACATATTTATTCCGCAGGATTTCCTTCTTGTAGAACTTCACTCTGCTCGTCTTCAGCACTTCCGCTTTGGCCGGCAGCTGATGCTTTAGCTCCATTCCTTGGGCCCCTCCCCGTATAATTTGTCGATGACTACGCTTACATCCTTACTTTACAGCGTTTGCAGCTCCGCTCCCATGCTCAAAACAGAGGGATTTATGTTACAAAACCGGAAAAATCCGACAGACCGGTGTCAGAAAAAACAAAAAGAAACCCTCGCTAACCGCGGATCGCGGCCTGAAAGGGTTCATTGGAATCGATATGCTGCATCAAGGGGCTTTCCGGTATTCCGACGGGGAGTAGCCGGTATATCTCTTGAAGATCTTGCTGAAATAAGGCGTGTTGTCGCCGAAGCCCGTCTTCTCCGCCAGCTCGGAGATGGTCAGCTGCTCCGAAGACCTGCGGATCTTCTCCAGCGCCAGCTCAATGCGGCTGCGCAGGACAAAGTTGGTGAATTTTTCTCCCGTTTCTTTCTTGAACATCTTGCCGACATAATCGGGGTTCATGAAGATCTCCTTCGCCACCATCTGCAGCGAAAGCGTCTCATCATGAAGATGCCGCTCCACGATCTTCTTCACCGTCATCACAATCTGCGACTGCTTGTTCCGGTTCCGTTCGTACCGCTCCCGGGTGATTTCTTCCGCTACCGACATGACCAAGTGATGCATCGATTGAAGC containing:
- a CDS encoding ABC transporter permease, yielding MELKHQLPAKAEVLKTSRVKFYKKEILRNKYVYLMLLPVILYYLIFHYGPMYGLLMAFQKTYSPVKGILAGTWIGFDNFKMFFESYYFWRLIKNTLILSFFSIVLGFPAPIILALLLNEVRVKWFKSTVQTVSYLPHFISVVVVVGMLKSFSALDGGLFNVFRSLFALEPVMFLAEKDMFRPLYILSNIWQGAGWGSIIFLAALAGIDSQLYEAAKIDGAGRWKQLLHITIPGIMPTVVVLLILRLGAVMNADFQKILLMQTAPTYETSDVISTFVYRSGILEGNYTYSTAIGLFNGVINFGLLILANTISRKLNSSSLW